From the Flavobacterium gyeonganense genome, the window CGTTATTTCAGTTTTGGTGTATTCTTTTCCTGATTTTGGTTTTTATATCCATTATTTTTCACGTTTCGAGGGATTATAGAAATTGGGTTTTGCCTTTTATTGCGCTTTTGGCTGTTGCTTTATTATTTTTAACGGTATCCTTGATTTTCAATTTTGATGCTGTAAAATTTATTCAGGACAGGGCATTTATCGATTTAAGGATTGATTATTTTAAAAATAATTATGAAAATGGGGCATTCTCAATTTATGTTGCAGTAGTTTTATTTTTTGTAGTTTCAATACTATCAACCTTGTCAAACAGACCGCAGATTGTCCATACTTCATACAAAAAAGTGGTTGCCTGTTTTTTTATAGCGATATTTGTTTTCATTCTTTCGCCAGACAAAAGCAATGATTTATTGTTGTTTAGTATTACTCCTTTGACCATTATGGCATCGAGTAGTGTTGAATATATGCAGCAAAAACTAAATAGGGAAATTACATTCTATGTCCTTATCTGCTGCAGTTTATTTACGTTTTTCTCTCAGCTATAATTTGTTTCCGTAAGCAAGATCACCGGCATCGCCAAGACCGGGAACAATATAATTTTTCTCGTTTAATTTTTCGTCCAGGGCAGCAATCCATAAATGACAGTTCTCAGGTAGATTTTTTTCAAGGTAGTCAACTCCTTCTGGTGCAGCAATAACAACTGCAATATGAATTTCCTTTGGAATAGCATTCTCAACTAATCTTTTATGAACTGCGACTATAGATTGGCCAGTTGCCAGCATTGGATCAAGAAGTAAAACTGTTTTATCGTTTAGGTTGGAAATTGCCTGATATTCAACTAAAATTTCAAACTCATCATCATTATTCGGGTGATGCCTGCTGGCCGAAACAAAGCTGTTTTCGGCATGGTCAAAATAATTTAAAAAACCGTTATGAAGCGGTAATCCAGCTCTTAAAATGGGACATAAAACCAAATCAGTTTCGATTTCAGTTGTTTTTTTTATACCAAGCGGAGTGTGAATTTCGACATTTTTATAAGGTAAAACCTTGCTCAGCTCATACGCCATAATTTCACCAATTCGTTCTATATTTCTCCGAAAACGCATACTATCGTTTTGAATATTTACGTTTCTGATTTGTGATAAGAAATGATTTAGTACACTATTATTTTCAGAGATATAATGGATTTTCATAATAAATTTTTAGAATTATCAATTGCTTATAACTGGAAATGAAAAATTAAAGGTTTTTTACCTCACTATAAAAGTATAAAAAGTATCTTTGTAACTCTAAAAATAAATACATGTTTTCAAAATTAGCATATTCAGTTTTCGAACAAAGTATCAAAGATTATCATGAGTTTGATAGTGTTGACCAACCAATAAACAATCCTTTCCCTAAGGATAAATTCGAGCATTTATTGTATTTGAAAAACTGGATTGATACTGTCCAATGGCATTATGAGGATATTATCCGTGATCCGCAAATTGATCCTGTAGCAGCTTTAACTTTAAAAAGAAAAATTGATGCCTCTAATCAGGAACGTACTGATATGGTGGAGTATATTGACAGCTACTTTTTACAAAAATACAGTCATATAAAAGCAAAAGACGGGGCAAAAATTAATTCTGAAAGCCCTGCCTGGGCATTTGACAGATTATCAATTTTGGCATTAAAAATTTATCACATGCATGAAGAAGCTACACGTGCTGAAGCCACGCAGGAACACAGAGATAAATGTCAGGAAAAATTAAATATTCTTTTAGAGCAAAGAACAGATTTATCCACAGCAATTGAAGAATTGTTGACGGATATCGAAAATGGAGAAAAATTTATGAAAGTGTACAAACAAATGAAAATGTACAACGACGATGAACTAAATCCGGTTTTATATCAAAATAAAAAATAATTTGGCAGAGTTGTCAAACAACAGAATCAAGCATATAGCCGTCATGAGACTATCCGCAATGGGAGATGTCGCCATGACGGTTCCTGTTTTACGCGCTTTTGTAAAACAATATCCAACAGTAAAACTGACTGTAATTTCGCGTCCATTTTTTAAACCTTTTTTTGAAGGAATTCCAAATATTGAGTTTTTTGCTTTTGATGAAAAAGAAAGTCACAAAGGATTTCCTGGACTTTTGAGATTATTCAGGGACTTGAAAAAACTTCAAATTGACGCTTTTGCAGATCTTCATAATGTTTTACGATCTAAGGTTGTGAGTTTACTTTTCGCTTTAAGCGGAAAAAAAGAGCAACCGTTGATAAAGGCCGTGAAGGAAAAAAAGAATTGACCCGTGCCGAAAATAAAATCTTCAAACAATTACCAACAATGTTTGAAAGGCACAAAAAAGTATTTGAAGAGCTGGGTTTTCCCTTAGATTTATCAAATCCTGAGTTTCCTGAAAAGGCTTTTTTACCTGCAGAAATTACAGATTTAATAGGAGAGGATTATCAAAAATTAATCGGAATCGCTCCTTTTGCACAATACGATTCTAAAGTTTACCCACTCGATTTAATGGAGGAAGTAATTTCAAAATTAGCCGAAAATAAAGATCAGACCATATTACTTTTTGGAGGCGGAAAGAAGGAAATTGAGATTTTAGATTCACTTTCAAAACCATTTGAAAATGTGATAAACGTAGCAGGAAAAATTAAATTTCAACAGGAATTACAATTGATAAGTAATCTGGATGTCATGCTTTCAATGGATTCCGGAAATGCACATATTGCTGCAATGCTGGGTGTAAAAGTGGTTACACTATGGGGGGCAACACATCCGTATGCTGGTTTTTTGCCATTTAACCAAAGTTTAAATAATGCCTTAACTTCGGATAGAAATCTATATCCAAAATTGCCTACTTCAGTTTATGGAAACAAAATTGTAGAAGGTTATGAAAATGCAATGCGTACAATTACTTCAGAATCTATAGTAAATCTTTTAAATTCATAAATACGCACTTTTTTAGTTAATAGACGTTAATAGTTGTATTTATTTTATCTGATATAAATAATTTTATCAATAATTTAACAAGTAGGTTTAAATACGTATTGTTAAATGAATTAATTTCGGCCGCTGTGAGTTACATCTTACAAAGCTGAAAGATATTAATGTTTAAATCAGAAACTGTCTATGCCAAAAATTACGGTAACAATTGCAATTTTGTTCTTATTCTCTTTTTCATCCTTTTCTCAAAAAACAAGTCTTTCAGGTATATTGATTGATGAAAGCGAAAATACTCCCATTTATAATTCTGTTGTTGCTTTACTGACTCCTAAAGACTCCATCTTATATAAATTTACCAGATCTGATAAAGAGGGTAAATTTAATATCCGGAATATAAAAACGGGAAACTATATCCTCATGACCACACACAGCCATTTTGCTGATTATCTGGATGCCATAATTCTTGAAGAGACTGAAAAGAATATGGGTACAATTGCTCTTATAAGTAAAATGAAACTATTAAAAGAGGTGATCATAAAAACAGGTTCCATTAGAGTTAAAGGCGATACCACAAGTTACAGGGCAAGTGATTTTAAAGTAGATGCTAATGCAAACGTTGAAGAATTGTTGAAAAAACTGCCAGGAATACAAGTTGATAAAAACGGCTCCATAAAAGCTATGGGCGAAACAGTAGAAAAGGTATTAGTTGATGGAGAAGAATTTTTTGGTGATGATCCAGGGATGGCAGTAAAAAATTTAAGGGCAGATGCAGTCAAAGAAGTACAGGTCTTTAATAAAAAAAGCGATCAGGCTGAGTTTACCGGAATAGACGATGGCGAAACAAAAAAAACAATTAACCTGAAATTAAAAGAGGATAAAAAGAAAGGTTATTTCGGTAAGGTTGATGCAGCGAATCAGCCATTTTCAGATGCCGACTCCCGGTACAATATCAATTCGATGTTTAGCAGTTTTAAAGGGAAGAGAAAATTATCAGCTTTTTTACTGAACGGAAATACGGGACAGGATGGACTAAGCTGGCAGGATAATGAAAGGTTTGGCGGACGAGATGATATATCTATGAATATGGATGAGGATGGAAATGTAAGTTATGAATGGACAGGCGGCAATAATGATGAAGAACCTTATGTGGATACCGAAAACGGTTTTATCAAAAATACTAATGCAGGATTGCAGTACAGCAACAAGTGGAATGACAAGCAGACTTTGAATTTGTCTCCTAAATATAATAAGCAAATTTATACTAACAATAAAAGTACATTTATACAACGCCAGGTCGGAGAAACTCAATTAAACGAAAATACTTCAACGGTGAGTAATGTAAACAGAGGCAACTTTAAGTTAAATGCTGTTTACGATGTAAAATTAGATTCTTTAAATTCTATAAAATTTACAGCCAAAACTAATTTTTATGATACTGAAAGCGATGAATTTACAAATGGTGAGACCAAAGGAAATGATGGATTAATAAAAAACAAACAGAGCAGAACTTTTATTACAGATTCAGATAAACAGTCTTTGAACGCAAATGTATTATTTAAGCATAAATTTGCTAAAGAACGTCGCACGATTTCACTAAATGGCAGCTGGAATAGGTTGCATACAAATTCAGATAATTTTTTGAAGTCTTTAAATGAAAGTTACAATGAAGGAATTATTTCTTCCAGCAATGATGTGGATCAAAATAAGATAGGAGAAAAAACGAGTCAAAATCTTTCATTAAATATAATTTACACAGAACCTCTTAGTAAAAGGTTTGCATTACAATTAGGATATCAGATTAGTCATAACACAGGTAAGAGTAATTATTTAACCTATGATTATTCCGATGACACAGGTAATTATGATTTGATTAATACCTCCTTGTCAAATCAGTTTAAACAAACAATAACAACAAATACACCTAATTTAAAGTTAAGCTATAATGCAAAAAAAATAAACTACAGTTTTGGAAGCGGTTTTGGTTTTACTTCATTTGATTTACAGGATCAAACTTTAAATAAACAATATAAGCGTCATTATACTAACTTTTTTCCAACAGCAAATTTTAATTATAAGTACAAAAGCAACAGTAACTTGCGTTTAAATTATCAGGGTGCAACTAAGCAGCCAACGATTGATCAGTTACAGCCTTTAAGAAACAATCAGGATTTCTTTAATCAGATTGTGGGTAATCCGGATTTGAAACAATCTTTCACAAACAGGATATCTATATTTCATAACACCTATAGTATTTTGACAGAATCGCAGTTTTATCAAAATATTTCTTTAAATATGACTTCGAATTTAATTTCTTATAACAAAGATATTGATCCTGAAAGTGCTAAAACAATTACCACGCCTATCAATACAAATGGTAATTTTTCTGGTAATTTTTATTTTGGATATGGATTTAAGATAAAGAAAATAGATTTGTATGTAAATCTGAATCCAAATTTGAATTATAACAAAACGGTACTTAGCATTAATAATAAAATCAGCAATTCTAATACTTTAAATTCAGGATTTGGAGTTTACCTGAACAAATTTAAAGAAAAAAAATATGAATTTAGTTTAGGTAATAACTTTTCAAATAATAGAAATACTACTTCTCAAAACGATGAGGTAAAATCATTCAACACTAATAATTTTAGCTTAGATATAGGAGTTTATTTTAGAGAAAAATGGAAAATTTCAACAGATTATAATTTATTCTCTCGTCAAAAAACGGTTGATTTTCAAACCAATCTCACCAATCAATTGTGGAATGCAAGACTGCAGCGCAATTTCAAAAATGATGAGTTCACAGCTTATATCATGGTTAGGGATATTTTGAATCAGAATATAGGAATTAGAAGATACGTCTATGAAAATACAATTGGGGAAGAACAAAATGACAGATTGAAAAGATATGCAATGGTAGGTTTTACCTGGAATTTTAAAAACAAGGACGTACAGGCAAAAAAATAATTAGATGCTGCTCAGTAAAAAGGACGAACAGCACAATATAAAAAATAAACCACAGGATTATGAAATCATTACTTTTTTTATTGCAGCCTTAATGTTAACGAATACATCAAAAGCACAGCAATTTGTAGATAAGGCAGTAATTGAATATGAAGTAAATACCAACCTCAAAAAAACAATGAGTAATGATAGCTGGGATGAGATGATGAAAGAAAATCTTTCTGATTTAAAAGTCTCCTATTTTACCTATACTTTTGCTGACAATAAAAGCATTTATAAATTTGAAAGATGGAGTCCGAAAACAAGAATACCAAAATATTTAAAAGATCAAGATGAAGAAAATATATGGTTTCATGATTTTACATCAAGAAAAATGACGATGCAAAAACAAATAGTAGGAACTAATTTTGTAATAGCAGACAGTATACAAAATATAGAATGGCAAATTACAAACGAACACAGGGAAATAGCGGGCTATAATTGCCGTAAAGCAATAGGAAAAAGGCCTGATGGCGTATATGTGTTTGCCTTTTACACAGATAACATTACCATCTCCGGCGGGCCATGTTCTATAAATGGTTTGCCAGGCATGATCTTAGGACTTACAATACCAAGATTATACACTTCATTTATGGCTGTGAAAGTAAATTTACAACTGACAAACACATCTGATATTAAGCCACTTTCGGATAAAAAAATGTATGATTTAACAGGATTAAAATCGCTTTTGGAAGAAAAAACAAAAGACTGGTTCAGCTATGGAGAGGATAAAGAAGAAAATAAGAAAAGAAAGGAAATGTTTTTTTGGAATGCTTTTTTATAAATATAATTCTGAACTTAAAAAGTAAATATAAAGTTTGCTTTAGATATTCACTTTCAGAACCATTCGAACACCCTTAAGCAAGACTTTTACCCATTTGATAAAGTTTAGATAATGCCTTAACTTCCGATAGAAATCAATATCTAAATGGTCTACTTCAGTTTATGGAAATAAAATTGCTGAAGGGTTACGAAGATGAAGATACAATGAGAAATATTTCTCAAGCAAAAATCGTCGAAAAAAGATAAAGAATCTATTTCTATAAACTTAGAAAAAGATACCCCAATACTTTCTTTTTGTTTTTATCGACAACAATTTCTACAAAATGATTTTCTTGTTCTGTAGCCAGTAAAATGTGCTCAAAATCTTCGGTTGAATTTCTGTAAACTTTATGCACCAGTTCAGATTCTTTTATTTTTTTAGATAAAATTTTAGCCGCTTTTAATTCACTTACATACGGCCAAATATTGAAAAAACTATCAGAGGCTGCTATTTCTTTCATTCCTCCAATAATTGAAGAATTATACTTTTCTGGTGAAAGTAGTTTAGGAGCTTTTTTTCTTTCCTTTTTTTAATTATGAAGTAAATACAAACGAAAGAAGTTAATACAAAAAGTAAAATAAAAGTTAGGCGAAGATAATGATGTGTTGCCATGATATTTAATGTTAAATGTGTGACAATTAAATGAAGGCTTACAAAATCTATCATCAAAGATAAAAAATGTATCAGTCTTGTAGATTCTACTAATTTACTAAATTCTAGGCATATATTTTAAAAATCTTCAAAAATATTAATGCCATTTTTGATAGTTTTAAATTGAAAATTATACTTTAGAAAATACAATCAAATAAATAATTCCAACTTCAGTTTACGTAAGCAAAATGGTGGAAGGTTATGAAGAATGTAATGCGAATGATTTTGCCATCAGCAGTGATACAAAAAATGGGTTTATGGCCCAGGAGTTTTTCTCAGATTTTTAAAATCATCAACCGTATTGTTTCCAATATTAAAACCAAAAGAATATTTGCGGGTTGTAATTATAGCATTTCCGTTTAGATAAGCAGGTTTATAAACATCAGGCATGCTTTTTATTATTTGTTCAAGCTCGTTGCAAATTTCGGCATTAGGAGCAAATGCTTTTACATTTATGATTTTACCTTTATCATCTATTTGAAACGAAAAACGGACGTTGATGACACCCTTAAGTTTTGTTTTATTTCGGATAGTTCTTTTAAAATTATTAACTACAAGATTTTTAATGCTTTGATTCATACAATCAATTAACTCATTTGAATTTGATGATTCACAGTTCTTATCAAAAACAGGTGGTGTATGCACAAACGGTTTATCGTTAGACACAATTATATTTTTGTTAAATCTATTAATTATTAAAGGATAACTGTACGAATCTATTGCATTTACAGGTTCTATATTTAATTTTTCAAATGGAAATTTTTTGAAAATCCCAATAAGTTTATCATTAAGTTCTGACGTATAGGCATTGGTTCTAAAATTTATTGGCTTACCTTTTTTGTCAATATTGAAATAGATACTAATAGAACCTTTTAGGAGAAGAATTTTATCAAGCTCTTCGACACTTATATATTTTTTAAAATGAAGTGCTAATTCGGTATTTGGGTTTAATAATTCGTTACTTATATTTAAAATATTTTCTTGATATTGATTCACTTCCTCTTTATATTTTTCATTGTCAGATTCTATTTCAAGAGAAATGGTTTTTTCATAAACAAAGCTGGTTGGATTACCATTAAGCGTTGCTGGAATTTTGGCTTTTGGAAAGACTGCTACTACTCGATTTAATTCTTTGGTCAAACTATCTGTTGGGGCTTTACAATTTACTTGATCAATCTCACCTTTTTCGTTTACTGAGAATTTTACATGTAAATTTAATGATCCTAATATTTTTGCTTTTTTAATTTCGACTGGTGAAATATTATTTGCTACATGTTCAGAAATTTTCTTTAGCAGGCAGTTGGATAGTTTTGTTTTATTTACAGCAGATTCACATCCTTCAAAAACAGGCAGTTTATCAAAGACAACATTTGTGCTGCAATTAATAATCATTTTATCTCCTTCTGTGGAAAGAATTTGTAGCGTATAAGTGTTCAGTTGATTTTTTTCGGGAATATTTAAATCTTCAACATTGTAATTTATAAAGGCTTCACGAATGTTTTTGTTTAATTCTGAGTATGGCGAATTGACAATAATATTGGTTACTTTATTTTTCGGGTCAATTTTAAAAGTCAGATAAACGAATTTTTTGTTTTTTATTGTATCGCTAATTTTATAATGGCTAAGTAAATCAGAATGCATTCTTTTTGAAAAATATTTAGAAAGAGTATTGTTTTTATTAGGATTTGCATAAAAAGAAAATTCCTCATACTTATTAATAAAGGTCTGATATTCGTTTTGAGAAAAACTAGTTGTAGAATAGATAAATAAAAATATAAACAAAAAGTATTTCATAAAGTTAATTATTTAGAGGCATAAATGTATGAAATCACTTTGTAATTTTGTTTCGTATAAATTTAAAATTTGTTATTAAACGTGGAAAAAAAATTCCAAATTCCAATTATAAGTTGGAATTTGGAATTTATAATTTTTTGGAAACTTCAATGATTATACATCATCAAAATCCACGTAAATAGTTTCAGAAGTTGGATGCGCCTGACAGCTAAGTACCAAACCATCAGCAATTTCTTTATCCGTTAAGATTGAGTTTTTTGTCATTTCGGCACTACCCTGTGTTATACGGCAAAGACAGCTGCTGCAAATTCCGCCCTGGCAGGAATATGGAGCATCGATGCCCTGTTTTAAGGCTGCATCCAGAATGGTTTGTTTTTGAGACATTTCAAAAGTAACTTCATCATCATCAACCAAAACAGTGATTTTTGTATGTCCTTCTAATGAAGTTTTGATTTCATTTTCCTGCGAAGAAGAGGTAAAAAGTTCAAATTTAATAGCGGAGTCTTTTACGTTCTTTTCTTTTAAAATTCCGGAAACTGTATTGATCATTTCTTCCGGGCCACACAAATAAAACTTATCAAATTCCAGTTCCTTGTGTTTGTTGTTCAGTACAAAATTTACCGCCGATTTATCGATTCTTCCAAACAAAGCATTTTCGGCTTTAGCCTGACTAAATACATAATGTACAAATAAACGTCCTACGTATTGCAATTGTAAATCGTGAAGTTCCTGGTAGAAAATAGTTTCTTCAGGAGTTTTGTTTCCGTAAACCAATACAAAAGTACTTTTTGGTTCGCTTTTTAAAACCGACTTTATAATCGAAAGTACAGGAGTAATTCCGCTTCCGGCAACAAAAGCTGCGTAGTTTTTTTGTTTTTCAGCATCCGGTTCAAAAGTAAATTTTCCTTCAGGATGACCCACTTCAAGAACATCTCCTGCTTTTAATTTGGTATTGGCAAATTGCGAGAAAAGACCATTTTTAACCGCCTTTACGGCGATTCGTAATTCACCGCTTTCAGGTCCTGAGCAAATGGAGTAAGCACGACGAATTTCCTGATTGTCAAGGGTTAATTTTAAGTTTATATATTGTCCGGCAATAAATTTATAGTCTGGTTTTAGTTCTTCGGGAACATTAAAAAGGATGGAAACAGCATCGGTAGTTTCGCGTTTTACCTCTTTAATTATGAGTTTT encodes:
- a CDS encoding TonB dependent receptor; translated protein: MPKITVTIAILFLFSFSSFSQKTSLSGILIDESENTPIYNSVVALLTPKDSILYKFTRSDKEGKFNIRNIKTGNYILMTTHSHFADYLDAIILEETEKNMGTIALISKMKLLKEVIIKTGSIRVKGDTTSYRASDFKVDANANVEELLKKLPGIQVDKNGSIKAMGETVEKVLVDGEEFFGDDPGMAVKNLRADAVKEVQVFNKKSDQAEFTGIDDGETKKTINLKLKEDKKKGYFGKVDAANQPFSDADSRYNINSMFSSFKGKRKLSAFLLNGNTGQDGLSWQDNERFGGRDDISMNMDEDGNVSYEWTGGNNDEEPYVDTENGFIKNTNAGLQYSNKWNDKQTLNLSPKYNKQIYTNNKSTFIQRQVGETQLNENTSTVSNVNRGNFKLNAVYDVKLDSLNSIKFTAKTNFYDTESDEFTNGETKGNDGLIKNKQSRTFITDSDKQSLNANVLFKHKFAKERRTISLNGSWNRLHTNSDNFLKSLNESYNEGIISSSNDVDQNKIGEKTSQNLSLNIIYTEPLSKRFALQLGYQISHNTGKSNYLTYDYSDDTGNYDLINTSLSNQFKQTITTNTPNLKLSYNAKKINYSFGSGFGFTSFDLQDQTLNKQYKRHYTNFFPTANFNYKYKSNSNLRLNYQGATKQPTIDQLQPLRNNQDFFNQIVGNPDLKQSFTNRISIFHNTYSILTESQFYQNISLNMTSNLISYNKDIDPESAKTITTPINTNGNFSGNFYFGYGFKIKKIDLYVNLNPNLNYNKTVLSINNKISNSNTLNSGFGVYLNKFKEKKYEFSLGNNFSNNRNTTSQNDEVKSFNTNNFSLDIGVYFREKWKISTDYNLFSRQKTVDFQTNLTNQLWNARLQRNFKNDEFTAYIMVRDILNQNIGIRRYVYENTIGEEQNDRLKRYAMVGFTWNFKNKDVQAKK
- the upp gene encoding uracil phosphoribosyltransferase produces the protein MKIHYISENNSVLNHFLSQIRNVNIQNDSMRFRRNIERIGEIMAYELSKVLPYKNVEIHTPLGIKKTTEIETDLVLCPILRAGLPLHNGFLNYFDHAENSFVSASRHHPNNDDEFEILVEYQAISNLNDKTVLLLDPMLATGQSIVAVHKRLVENAIPKEIHIAVVIAAPEGVDYLEKNLPENCHLWIAALDEKLNEKNYIVPGLGDAGDLAYGNKL
- a CDS encoding GLPGLI family protein encodes the protein MLLSKKDEQHNIKNKPQDYEIITFFIAALMLTNTSKAQQFVDKAVIEYEVNTNLKKTMSNDSWDEMMKENLSDLKVSYFTYTFADNKSIYKFERWSPKTRIPKYLKDQDEENIWFHDFTSRKMTMQKQIVGTNFVIADSIQNIEWQITNEHREIAGYNCRKAIGKRPDGVYVFAFYTDNITISGGPCSINGLPGMILGLTIPRLYTSFMAVKVNLQLTNTSDIKPLSDKKMYDLTGLKSLLEEKTKDWFSYGEDKEENKKRKEMFFWNAFL
- a CDS encoding DUF4254 domain-containing protein — translated: MFSKLAYSVFEQSIKDYHEFDSVDQPINNPFPKDKFEHLLYLKNWIDTVQWHYEDIIRDPQIDPVAALTLKRKIDASNQERTDMVEYIDSYFLQKYSHIKAKDGAKINSESPAWAFDRLSILALKIYHMHEEATRAEATQEHRDKCQEKLNILLEQRTDLSTAIEELLTDIENGEKFMKVYKQMKMYNDDELNPVLYQNKK
- a CDS encoding ferredoxin--NADP reductase — protein: MPSFLKLIIKEVKRETTDAVSILFNVPEELKPDYKFIAGQYINLKLTLDNQEIRRAYSICSGPESGELRIAVKAVKNGLFSQFANTKLKAGDVLEVGHPEGKFTFEPDAEKQKNYAAFVAGSGITPVLSIIKSVLKSEPKSTFVLVYGNKTPEETIFYQELHDLQLQYVGRLFVHYVFSQAKAENALFGRIDKSAVNFVLNNKHKELEFDKFYLCGPEEMINTVSGILKEKNVKDSAIKFELFTSSSQENEIKTSLEGHTKITVLVDDDEVTFEMSQKQTILDAALKQGIDAPYSCQGGICSSCLCRITQGSAEMTKNSILTDKEIADGLVLSCQAHPTSETIYVDFDDV
- a CDS encoding DUF6427 family protein, whose amino-acid sequence is MITSVFKKSTPLNYSLVVILILVFFFMYQIQEPSWMSSYFLMFQKISLFCFVLASFFLINFIVKKNGLSKDNGYAILFYLLLLLFFPTIFNNANVIYANFFLLLALRRLISLQSLKSSKEKIFDASFWILVATLFQFWCILFLILVFISIIFHVSRDYRNWVLPFIALLAVALLFLTVSLIFNFDAVKFIQDRAFIDLRIDYFKNNYENGAFSIYVAVVLFFVVSILSTLSNRPQIVHTSYKKVVACFFIAIFVFILSPDKSNDLLLFSITPLTIMASSSVEYMQQKLNREITFYVLICCSLFTFFSQL